A segment of the Pseudoalteromonas piscicida genome:
ACACCACTCGTCAACCTATTTTAGCGTCTTTAACCAACCGAGCACTTAGGCAACAGATTTGGCAAGCTTCTGCTTATCGTGCTCAGTCAGGTGATAATGACAACACTCAAATTATCATCCGGCTGGCACAGCTAAGGGCCGAAAAAGCAGCGCTGTTAGGGTATAAAAGCTGGGCAGACTACGGCCTAGAAAAGCAAATGGCTGGAAACCCTAAAGCAGTTTACAACATGCTTGGCAGCATGGTGCCGGCCGTTGTTTCCAACGTGGAAAAGGAAGCTGCAGATATTAAAACGCTTATTCAAAGCGAAGGGCACTCGTTCGACATCAAACCTTGGGACTGGGCATACTACGCTGAAAAAGTTCGTCAATCTCGTTATGATCTGGACGAAACAGAAGTGAAAAAGTACTTCGAATTTAATAACGTCTTAGAAAATGGTGTTTTTTATACCATGAATAAGCTGTACGGCGTAAGTTTCAAAGCTCGCCCTGACTTACCTGTGTATCATCCAGATGTTAAGGCTTATGAACTGATCGATAACAATGGTGAAAGCCTCGCGATATTCTTTGCCGACTATTTTGCAAGAGAAGGTAAACGTGGTGGAGCTTGGATGAATTCATTTGTAGGGCAATCTAAGTTATTAAACCAAAAGCCTGTGGTTATCAATGTCATGAATATTGCAAAGGCACCTGATGGTGAACCAACCTTTGTGAGCTACAGTGAAGTGACAACTATGTTTCACGAAATGGGACATGGCTTACATGGGATGTTTTCTGACGTAAAATATCCGAGTCTTGCTGGAACCGCTGTTTCTCGTGATTTTGTTGAGTTTCCCTCAACCTTTGAGGAAGACTGGGCTGCACACCCAGAAGTTATCAGTAACTATGCAAAGCATTACCAAACCGGGGAGCCTATCCCAAAAACACTGCTTGATAAAGTGATCCGCTCACGAACTTTTAATATGGGCTACGATACATTGGAGTACATGGCATCTGCGCTCTTAGATATGGAGTGGCATACAATTTCACCTGAGCATGCACCCACCGATATCAATGAATTTGAACAAGCGGCACTGAAGAAGCATGGAGTCGCCCTCGATTACGTTCCACCGCGTTATAAATCAGCATTTTTTGCGCACTCTATGGGAGGCGGCTATTCTGCTGGTTACTATGCTTATATGTGGAGTGAAATATTAGCAGCCGACGCCTATGCATACGTGCAAAAGCTCGGTGGACTTAAACTTGAAAATGGCGAAAAATATCGTAAACATATTTTATCGGTTGGTAACTCAAGACCTGTAATGGACTCTTACAAAGCATTCCGCGGAAAAGAGCCAACGACTGAAGCGCTATTAAAACGCAGAGGACTAGCCCCTAAATAACACACTATTTAACCTGAGGTTTGGATAAGGAATGTTCCAACTCATTGTTGCTAAAGCACAACTTAGTTTTTTCCTTGTCTAGCCAGAGAGTTTTAGGGAAAACAAGGCGAATTTACGCACCAATAGCTGGCTATTGGAAGTGAATTCAACGCAGTTAGCGCTAAAACTAGCTGCTAGAAAGGCATTAATTATCCGCAGCTCAGGTTATTTAGTTTACCCAGCCAAAAAGGGAAGCTGCAATGCTTCCCTTTTATCAATCTTATACCAGTTGTATTAAGTAAATGATCTATCTTGAAGCGGGAAAATAGCTTTAGTAGCAAGGCAAAAATTTTGCTATTTAGTTGTTCTAAATGAGAAATTTTTAACGAAGCTAATATGCTATTTCACCCTTCAAATTGATTAGAGAATTAATTCAATTGGTATTAAATACAATACCGAGCAAACAAGCTTGCAACGGTTGCAGCGGTTGGTTTGCCATGCTGCCAGTCGCCACCTTCAACGCCGCTACCCGCAATATCCATATGTACATACGGAATTGGCAATTCTGCATTACAACCATGCTTGTCTAAGCCACCAACAATTGCCAAAAATGCCATAGGGAATTGGTGACCACGAGCGGTAACCGCCGATGGTGCGTTGTTGCTCGAAAGCACATCATCCGCAAGGGTGCGTGGTTTTACAAAGTCATAGTCTTCGCGTCGGCTACGCGATACTTCCGCGCAGTCAGCCCATAGGTCGCCCATATCTGCAATCTTGCGAGATACTTGTGCTGCTCGTGCTGGACCATTCTCAACATAAGCACTGTAAGGACCCATGGCGCGCGCCGCATGACCTGTCAGTGTTGCAACTGTAAAGATCTCAGGGTTTTTCTCACCCAGAGCTAAGTCTTTCGCTTCGCTGAGTAAATCCCCCATCGCCAAGCGACCTTCCGCATCAGTGTTACCAATACGAACGCGAACGCCTTCTCTGCTCTCAATGATTTCATCCGGCACGAAACAGTCAGAACCAATCGAGTTACGAACCACGGCAAGGTAAGCAATTACCTTAATACCTTTTGGTTGGTACTTAGCAACTGCTTCCATAAAGCCAACCACTGACGCCGCACCGCCTTTATCACGGCTCATGCCTGCCATAAAACCGCCCACTTTCAAGTCTGCACCGCCGGTATCGTACACAAGACCTTTACCAACAAAGATAAGGGTACG
Coding sequences within it:
- a CDS encoding M3 family metallopeptidase — encoded protein: MKKTIIAVTIYSTLFVSGCSNYTTEVASTVPKKSESVRHNPLFKASTLIYQTPMFDQIKDEHFMPAFKLGMAEHLKEIERIATNPATPTFENTLIAMEKSGALLKRTSSVFFNLIGTDSSVKRRQLQKELAPMLAEHRDNINLNAALFDRIKSLYDNRNTLELDSESKRLLDVYYTNFVRAGAKLSAEDKEKIRKINEEHSSLTTQFSQNLLAETSAISVIIDDKAALDGLTERQILATKRAAEAAGHKDKYLIGITNTTRQPILASLTNRALRQQIWQASAYRAQSGDNDNTQIIIRLAQLRAEKAALLGYKSWADYGLEKQMAGNPKAVYNMLGSMVPAVVSNVEKEAADIKTLIQSEGHSFDIKPWDWAYYAEKVRQSRYDLDETEVKKYFEFNNVLENGVFYTMNKLYGVSFKARPDLPVYHPDVKAYELIDNNGESLAIFFADYFAREGKRGGAWMNSFVGQSKLLNQKPVVINVMNIAKAPDGEPTFVSYSEVTTMFHEMGHGLHGMFSDVKYPSLAGTAVSRDFVEFPSTFEEDWAAHPEVISNYAKHYQTGEPIPKTLLDKVIRSRTFNMGYDTLEYMASALLDMEWHTISPEHAPTDINEFEQAALKKHGVALDYVPPRYKSAFFAHSMGGGYSAGYYAYMWSEILAADAYAYVQKLGGLKLENGEKYRKHILSVGNSRPVMDSYKAFRGKEPTTEALLKRRGLAPK
- a CDS encoding M17 family metallopeptidase, with amino-acid sequence MSFPIALPCNTLFESDADAIVVVTHDIQNLGSAEIDDVAAPFLAVDARIAQKASLLVSDKVPGKRLVIAPTGPLDRDYDDVRRYFEAAKAGILEAKAAGAVKPVLAVVNVPADARYENARAVSFLGACQGLWQPLEAREYRGEAIEPIEAIYVFEASAQSCDQLSAIAAGQYAARDLCGTEPERMAPPRFADYCVELFQGSSVSVEVIADRKVMDQQYPLLSTVARASYAVERHHPRVVKMAYEPEGDVERTLIFVGKGLVYDTGGADLKVGGFMAGMSRDKGGAASVVGFMEAVAKYQPKGIKVIAYLAVVRNSIGSDCFVPDEIIESREGVRVRIGNTDAEGRLAMGDLLSEAKDLALGEKNPEIFTVATLTGHAARAMGPYSAYVENGPARAAQVSRKIADMGDLWADCAEVSRSRREDYDFVKPRTLADDVLSSNNAPSAVTARGHQFPMAFLAIVGGLDKHGCNAELPIPYVHMDIAGSGVEGGDWQHGKPTAATVASLFARYCI